One segment of Leptolyngbyaceae cyanobacterium DNA contains the following:
- a CDS encoding biotin transporter BioY → MFSATELLWAFIGLMLTIGGTFLEASMASPPWLWSQSGIPTYSLGVTYQIGAVLLVGCLGGKNAGALSQIAYLALGLTWLPVFTQGGGISYIKEPSFGYLLGFVPGAWLCGLLAFRMPSKLESLALSCVCGLITIHVVGIVYLAIGHFLNWTNSTAVSLVPTILRYSLFALPGQLAIICAVTVLAFFLRRIMFY, encoded by the coding sequence GTGTTTTCTGCCACTGAACTGCTGTGGGCATTCATTGGGTTAATGCTCACTATTGGTGGTACCTTTCTAGAAGCTTCTATGGCTAGTCCGCCTTGGCTGTGGAGTCAGTCTGGCATACCGACTTACTCCTTAGGCGTGACTTATCAGATCGGTGCCGTGCTGCTGGTAGGTTGCCTTGGCGGTAAAAACGCCGGTGCCTTGTCTCAAATTGCATATCTTGCTTTAGGCTTAACTTGGTTGCCAGTTTTCACTCAAGGTGGCGGCATCAGTTATATTAAAGAGCCTAGCTTTGGATATTTGCTAGGCTTTGTTCCCGGTGCTTGGTTATGTGGTTTGCTAGCCTTTCGGATGCCATCGAAATTAGAGTCTTTAGCATTGAGTTGTGTTTGTGGGTTAATAACCATTCATGTTGTCGGTATTGTTTATTTGGCGATCGGCCATTTCTTAAACTGGACGAATAGCACTGCTGTTTCTCTTGTACCAACTATTTTGAGGTACTCTTTGTTTGCACTACCAGGACAGCTAGCAATTATTTGTGCAGTAACAGTCTTAGCGTTCTTTTTGCGACGCATCATGTTTTATTAG
- the bioB gene encoding biotin synthase BioB has protein sequence MVQASFSSSSHSSNADFPWKSEESLREWLFELADRIIAGVHLSRAEAHALTEIEGQENILLLCEAADKVRQACCGNTVDLCSIINVKSGNCSENCSFCSQSAHHPGADSPVYGLKTTEEILAQAKAAEAAGAKRFCLVSQGRGLKYNSPKSGELERILETVRQITAETNIKPCCALGEVTLEQARALKEAGVTRYNHNLEASENFYPEIVTTHTWQDRVETVKNLKAAGIQACTGGIIGMGESWSDRVDLALALRELEVESVPLNLLNARQGTPLSDRSKLDPYEALKAIAIFRMILPKQIIRYAGGREAVMGELQALGLKAGINAMLIGHYLTTLGQAPEQDHAMLASLGLQGGEAPVP, from the coding sequence GTGGTTCAAGCCTCTTTCTCATCTTCCAGTCATTCATCAAATGCTGATTTCCCCTGGAAGTCCGAAGAGTCATTGCGAGAATGGCTTTTCGAGCTAGCCGATCGAATTATTGCAGGAGTTCACCTGAGTCGAGCAGAAGCTCATGCACTTACCGAAATAGAAGGGCAAGAAAATATCCTGCTCTTGTGCGAAGCTGCCGATAAAGTGCGACAAGCTTGTTGCGGTAACACGGTAGATTTATGCAGCATTATCAATGTTAAGTCGGGCAATTGTTCGGAAAACTGCTCGTTCTGCTCCCAGTCAGCCCACCATCCTGGAGCAGATTCGCCAGTTTATGGTTTAAAAACTACAGAAGAAATTCTGGCCCAAGCCAAAGCAGCCGAAGCAGCCGGAGCAAAAAGATTTTGCTTGGTAAGTCAGGGACGCGGCCTTAAATATAACAGCCCTAAATCAGGAGAATTGGAACGGATTTTAGAAACAGTCCGACAAATTACTGCCGAAACTAATATCAAACCTTGTTGTGCCTTAGGAGAAGTCACTCTAGAACAAGCACGAGCTCTTAAGGAAGCTGGCGTAACTCGCTACAACCATAACCTGGAAGCTTCAGAAAACTTTTATCCGGAAATCGTGACCACCCATACTTGGCAAGATCGAGTAGAAACGGTCAAAAATCTGAAAGCTGCCGGAATCCAAGCTTGTACTGGCGGTATCATAGGTATGGGCGAAAGCTGGTCGGATAGAGTGGATTTAGCTTTGGCATTGCGAGAATTAGAGGTGGAATCAGTTCCCCTAAACTTGCTGAATGCCAGACAGGGAACTCCTTTAAGCGATCGCTCGAAACTCGATCCCTATGAAGCGCTCAAAGCGATCGCGATCTTTCGGATGATTCTACCCAAACAAATTATCCGTTACGCTGGCGGACGGGAAGCCGTGATGGGCGAACTGCAAGCTCTGGGACTGAAAGCGGGAATTAATGCCATGCTGATCGGTCATTATCTAACTACTTTAGGTCAAGCCCCAGAACAAGACCATGCTATGCTCGCATCCTTAGGACTCCAAGGCGGGGAAGCGCCCGTTCCTTAG